The Candidatus Thiodiazotropha endoloripes genome has a window encoding:
- a CDS encoding heterodisulfide reductase-related iron-sulfur binding cluster encodes MAAPTGQREGNLEAPTRHPIDWKNPEYYNEQSLMEELERVFDLCHGCRRCVSLCQSFPSLFDLVDESETMEVDGVAKEDYWQVVDHCYLCDLCYMTKCPYVPPHEWNIDFPHLMLRAKAVKYKKGDVKLRDRLLTSTDNLGKLAGIPVVSGVVNQFNKAKNFREILDHALGVHPEAKLPEFHSKPLRKRLAGKVAIDAQGTPAGTTKGKVALFGTCYGNYNEPHVGEDLVAVFEHNDIPVTLAEKEQCCGMPKLELGNLDAVEAAKDANIPVLAKLVDQGWDIVAPVPSCALMFKQELPLLFPDDPAVKKVADAVFDIFEYLMIRHKSQLLKTDFKQGLGKVAYHAACHQRVQNVGAKTKEVLSLIPDTQVTAIERCSGHDGTYAVKSEFHKHAMKIGKPVVNRVKQAEADCYGSDCPMAGHHIENGLKDGREPQHPISLMRQAYGL; translated from the coding sequence ATGGCAGCACCGACCGGTCAACGAGAAGGTAATCTGGAAGCCCCGACCCGGCATCCCATCGACTGGAAAAATCCCGAATACTATAACGAACAGAGCCTAATGGAGGAGCTGGAACGGGTCTTCGATCTGTGCCATGGATGTCGACGCTGCGTCAGCCTATGTCAAAGCTTTCCCAGCCTGTTCGATCTGGTGGATGAATCGGAAACCATGGAGGTGGATGGTGTTGCCAAAGAGGATTACTGGCAGGTGGTGGATCACTGCTACCTGTGTGACCTCTGTTACATGACCAAATGTCCCTATGTGCCGCCTCACGAATGGAACATCGACTTTCCCCACCTAATGCTGCGAGCGAAAGCGGTGAAGTACAAAAAGGGCGACGTCAAACTGCGCGACCGACTACTCACCAGCACCGACAACCTGGGCAAACTGGCCGGCATTCCGGTTGTCTCCGGCGTGGTCAACCAATTCAACAAAGCCAAGAATTTCCGTGAAATCCTGGATCACGCACTGGGCGTCCACCCCGAAGCGAAACTCCCAGAATTTCACAGCAAGCCACTACGTAAACGCCTGGCCGGAAAAGTTGCCATCGATGCTCAGGGCACCCCGGCGGGAACCACCAAAGGCAAAGTCGCCCTGTTCGGTACCTGTTACGGCAACTACAACGAACCCCACGTGGGTGAGGACCTGGTGGCGGTATTCGAACACAACGACATTCCGGTAACCCTGGCGGAAAAAGAGCAGTGTTGCGGCATGCCCAAGCTCGAATTGGGCAATCTGGACGCGGTAGAGGCCGCCAAGGATGCGAATATTCCGGTACTGGCCAAACTGGTGGATCAGGGTTGGGATATCGTCGCACCGGTACCTTCCTGTGCACTGATGTTCAAACAGGAGCTGCCGCTGCTGTTTCCCGATGATCCTGCGGTCAAAAAAGTCGCCGATGCGGTTTTCGACATCTTCGAGTATCTGATGATCAGACACAAATCGCAGCTATTGAAAACTGACTTCAAACAGGGCCTCGGCAAGGTGGCCTACCATGCCGCCTGCCACCAGCGGGTGCAGAATGTGGGAGCCAAGACAAAAGAGGTGCTTAGCCTGATCCCTGATACCCAGGTCACAGCCATCGAACGCTGTTCCGGCCATGATGGCACCTATGCCGTTAAAAGCGAGTTTCACAAACACGCCATGAAGATCGGCAAGCCGGTAGTCAACCGGGTAAAACAGGCGGAAGCCGACTGTTATGGCAGTGACTGCCCGATGGCGGGACACCATATCGAAAATGGCCTTAAAGATGGCAGAGAACCACAACATCCGATCAGCCTGATGCGTCAGGCCTATGGTCTATAG
- a CDS encoding DUF3501 family protein gives MTQLSHEDLYSLEEYSRIRQEFRTRVIDHKKSRRLPIGPHAALYFEDELTMQYQIQEMLRIERIFEHDGIQDELDVYNPLIPDGTNWKATFMMEYDDVEERKQALAKLIGIENAIWFAVEGHEKIRPIANEDLERTTEDKTSAVHFIRFELTAAMIESLKNGAKLSAGIDHAEYNYTIDGLDSAVKNSLISDLS, from the coding sequence ATGACCCAGCTTTCCCATGAAGACCTCTACAGCCTTGAAGAGTATTCCCGTATTCGCCAGGAGTTCAGGACCCGCGTCATAGACCACAAAAAAAGCCGTAGATTACCGATCGGACCTCACGCCGCGCTCTATTTCGAGGATGAGCTGACGATGCAGTATCAGATTCAGGAGATGTTGCGCATCGAGCGTATATTTGAACACGATGGCATCCAGGATGAACTGGATGTCTACAATCCTCTGATCCCCGACGGCACCAACTGGAAGGCCACATTCATGATGGAGTATGACGATGTGGAAGAGCGTAAACAGGCGCTGGCAAAACTGATTGGTATCGAAAACGCTATCTGGTTTGCGGTTGAAGGCCATGAAAAGATCCGCCCGATTGCCAATGAGGATCTTGAACGCACAACGGAAGATAAAACTTCAGCTGTCCACTTCATCCGTTTCGAATTGACCGCCGCGATGATCGAGAGCCTGAAAAACGGCGCCAAGCTATCCGCCGGAATCGATCATGCAGAGTACAACTACACGATTGACGGCTTGGACTCAGCTGTTAAAAACTCACTAATCAGTGACCTAAGCTGA
- a CDS encoding DUF4398 domain-containing protein, which yields MLNSVKPHWRALSLPALLTMMFIALPGCSSTPKPVAEMSAAETALNSAENEDATKHAPVRMDRARQKMKQAKLELAKENYESAKRLAEEAQADAELAKAITAKAEADRAVSELENSIKVLREEIMRARKRQ from the coding sequence ATGCTGAACTCTGTAAAACCACATTGGCGGGCACTCAGTCTTCCCGCACTCCTTACTATGATGTTCATCGCATTACCTGGCTGCAGCTCAACGCCAAAACCTGTCGCGGAGATGTCTGCAGCAGAAACCGCTCTGAATTCGGCGGAGAATGAAGATGCCACCAAACATGCGCCTGTACGCATGGATCGAGCCAGGCAGAAGATGAAACAGGCCAAACTCGAGTTGGCCAAAGAGAACTACGAATCAGCAAAAAGGCTTGCAGAAGAGGCCCAGGCAGACGCGGAACTGGCTAAGGCCATTACCGCCAAGGCAGAAGCGGACAGAGCCGTAAGCGAACTCGAAAACAGCATCAAGGTGCTGAGAGAAGAGATCATGCGTGCCAGAAAAAGGCAGTGA
- a CDS encoding OmpA family protein: MSRIANRLTIFAALALLLIACSSTQKSQALLDAEQTFAEAKQNEEILRYAPAELERAEQALARAAVADNEEDMSSLTYVGTSRIETARAIAARKTANNRLQELGEVKNKERLKAREIEIQLEQQAKAEALRDKEAALMEREQALAKAEALRRELEELQALKTERGMVMTLGDVLFSSGKTDLLPGAMSTIDKLASFLGEYPEKTVLIEGHTDNVGTEEYNLDLSERRALSVKEALVQVGVDASRIDTLGLGESTPITDNTTAAGRLKNRRVEIVIRD; encoded by the coding sequence ATGTCCCGCATAGCTAACCGTTTGACGATCTTCGCTGCACTCGCCCTGCTACTCATCGCCTGCAGTTCCACACAGAAAAGCCAAGCCCTGTTGGATGCAGAACAAACCTTCGCCGAAGCAAAACAGAATGAGGAGATTCTGCGCTATGCTCCGGCCGAGCTGGAGAGAGCTGAGCAGGCTTTGGCCCGTGCCGCAGTTGCCGACAACGAAGAGGATATGAGCTCACTCACCTACGTCGGTACCTCCCGTATCGAGACCGCCCGGGCGATCGCTGCCCGCAAGACGGCCAACAACAGGCTCCAGGAGTTGGGTGAAGTGAAAAACAAGGAGCGCCTGAAAGCGAGGGAGATTGAAATCCAGCTCGAACAGCAGGCCAAGGCCGAAGCGCTTCGTGACAAGGAGGCTGCACTGATGGAACGGGAGCAGGCACTGGCCAAGGCCGAGGCACTGCGTCGTGAGCTTGAGGAGCTACAGGCCCTGAAGACGGAACGGGGCATGGTAATGACCCTGGGTGACGTGCTCTTCTCGTCGGGTAAGACTGATCTGCTTCCCGGTGCCATGAGCACCATCGACAAACTGGCGTCGTTTCTGGGCGAATATCCGGAAAAGACCGTGCTGATCGAGGGCCACACCGACAATGTGGGCACCGAAGAGTACAATCTTGACCTCTCGGAACGACGGGCTCTTTCCGTCAAGGAGGCGCTGGTCCAGGTTGGTGTAGACGCCTCCAGAATCGACACCCTCGGACTGGGTGAATCCACCCCGATTACCGATAACACGACCGCTGCCGGCCGCTTGAAAAACCGCCGTGTGGAGATCGTGATCCGCGATTGA
- a CDS encoding PEP-CTERM sorting domain-containing protein, whose protein sequence is MKKVISTSVMIGALCISMMSQALPIYHGEAGADFNHQTGRVGGDPAGSYIVSNTIHDPWSERRTVSDFRVTVPEPSTLALLGLGLIWVGARKLISRKKK, encoded by the coding sequence ATGAAAAAAGTCATCTCCACCTCTGTAATGATTGGTGCACTCTGTATCAGCATGATGAGCCAGGCTCTGCCGATCTATCATGGTGAGGCTGGGGCAGATTTCAATCACCAAACCGGTAGAGTTGGCGGTGACCCAGCCGGTTCCTACATCGTGAGCAATACGATTCATGACCCCTGGTCCGAGCGTCGGACGGTTAGTGATTTCCGTGTCACAGTGCCTGAACCGAGCACTCTGGCACTGCTTGGATTGGGCCTGATCTGGGTTGGAGCAAGAAAATTGATAAGTCGTAAGAAAAAATAG
- a CDS encoding AI-2E family transporter, giving the protein MIEEYRPLSPTARFLLSAAAFVVIVAGMKAAVTLLIPFLLSLFIAVIAAPPLFFLKEKGVPSGLAMVSVVGMIIIVGLMLAWLVGGSLNDFTSNLPSYQEILKQQSQRLVSWLGEQGVELELKALTTYFDPAKAMALAGSLMSSLGNVLTQAFLILITVIFMLFEANSFQTKLKDHAESPERSLARVDAITSSIKRYMVIKTSTSLLTGILVATLLALLGVDYPLLWGTLAFLFNYVPNIGSIIAAVPAVLLALIQLGPQMALWTAVGYLIINSVVGNGIEPRFMGKGLGLSPLIVFISLVFWGWILGPVGMFLSVPLTMTMKIVLDSNPDTRNYAAMLG; this is encoded by the coding sequence ATGATCGAAGAGTACCGTCCGCTCTCGCCAACCGCCAGATTTCTGCTCTCGGCTGCTGCGTTTGTGGTCATTGTCGCGGGTATGAAAGCGGCTGTGACCCTGCTGATCCCGTTTCTGCTCTCACTGTTTATTGCGGTGATTGCCGCACCGCCACTCTTCTTTCTCAAAGAGAAAGGGGTGCCGAGTGGTTTGGCGATGGTCTCGGTTGTCGGCATGATCATCATCGTCGGTTTGATGCTGGCCTGGCTGGTGGGGGGATCGCTGAACGATTTCACCAGCAATCTGCCAAGCTACCAGGAGATACTCAAACAGCAGAGTCAGAGACTGGTCAGCTGGTTGGGAGAGCAGGGTGTGGAGCTGGAGTTGAAGGCCCTGACAACCTATTTCGATCCGGCCAAGGCGATGGCTCTGGCCGGCAGTCTGATGAGCAGTCTGGGTAATGTTCTGACCCAGGCCTTTCTGATTCTGATCACTGTGATCTTCATGCTATTCGAAGCCAACTCCTTTCAGACCAAACTGAAGGATCATGCGGAGAGTCCGGAGCGCTCTCTGGCCAGAGTGGATGCGATCACCTCAAGTATCAAACGCTATATGGTGATCAAAACCTCGACCAGTCTGTTGACCGGTATTCTGGTTGCCACACTGTTGGCCCTGTTGGGTGTGGACTACCCTCTGCTCTGGGGAACGCTGGCTTTTCTGTTCAATTATGTGCCCAATATCGGATCCATCATTGCTGCAGTTCCTGCTGTGCTGTTGGCGCTGATTCAGCTCGGTCCGCAGATGGCCCTGTGGACGGCGGTGGGTTACCTGATCATCAACAGTGTGGTTGGCAATGGTATTGAGCCTCGTTTCATGGGCAAAGGTCTCGGCCTGTCACCCCTGATTGTGTTCATCTCTCTGGTCTTCTGGGGCTGGATTCTTGGGCCGGTGGGAATGTTTCTCTCTGTTCCCCTCACCATGACCATGAAGATTGTTCTCGACAGTAATCCCGATACCCGTAATTACGCGGCGATGCTGGGGTAG
- the cysC gene encoding adenylyl-sulfate kinase, which yields MQNNIVWHQATVTRERREQMNKHRAKLLWFTGLSGSGKSTLAHALEEELYQRGCRTYVFDGDNVRHGLCGDLGFSDADRTENIRRIAEMAKLFVDAGVISLTAFISPFREDRDRARGLFPHGDFIEVFVDCPLEVCESRDVKGLYKKARAGEIKDFTGISSPYEPPSKPEITIKTADREVADCVNEIISSLELRGVIANRVV from the coding sequence ATGCAAAATAATATTGTTTGGCATCAAGCCACTGTAACCCGCGAACGGCGGGAGCAGATGAACAAGCACCGGGCGAAACTGCTCTGGTTCACCGGCCTCTCCGGCTCAGGTAAATCCACACTGGCCCATGCCCTGGAAGAGGAGCTCTACCAGCGCGGTTGTCGCACCTATGTCTTCGATGGTGACAATGTTCGCCATGGGCTGTGCGGGGATCTGGGATTCAGTGATGCAGACCGTACCGAGAATATCCGGCGTATTGCGGAGATGGCAAAGCTGTTTGTGGATGCCGGTGTGATTTCGTTGACCGCGTTCATCTCCCCCTTTCGGGAAGACCGGGACAGGGCGCGAGGACTTTTCCCCCATGGAGATTTCATCGAGGTCTTCGTGGATTGTCCGCTGGAGGTCTGTGAATCCCGGGATGTGAAAGGTCTTTACAAGAAGGCGCGGGCTGGTGAGATCAAGGATTTTACCGGCATATCATCACCCTATGAGCCCCCATCCAAGCCGGAGATCACCATCAAGACAGCAGACCGGGAGGTGGCGGACTGTGTCAATGAGATCATCAGTTCACTGGAGTTACGGGGCGTCATAGCCAATCGAGTGGTTTAG
- a CDS encoding TraB/GumN family protein: protein MTENNREPQKELLLGESKITLLGTAHVSRTSAEKVEELLQTGDYDAVAVELCPSRFNALINPDDLAKMDLFKVVRQGRVMMVMANLALGAYQQRLANQFGIAPGAEQREAIRIAQESEKPLLLIDREISTTLKRVAGNLSWWKRLTLFAGLLTSILSKEQVTEEEIEHLKEGDILETTFAEFAEDRQDLYLPLIDERDRYMAAKIKQEIEKAGHENLLVVIGAGHMNGIARYLESSDQQTPTAAIEQLEEEPKPSRWPKIIPWAIALLVVSGFVIGFSRSPELGMELIMDWVLINGGLSALGALLAAAHPLTILTAFLAAPLTSLNPAVGAGMVTSLAEVFLRKPTVADFSQLRDDTTTAKGWWRNRVSRTLLVFLFSTIGSAAGTYIAGFRIFDRLVG, encoded by the coding sequence ATGACTGAAAATAACCGGGAACCTCAGAAGGAACTCCTTCTGGGAGAGAGTAAAATCACCCTGCTGGGAACTGCCCACGTCTCCCGGACCAGTGCCGAAAAGGTAGAGGAGCTGCTGCAAACCGGTGACTATGATGCGGTTGCCGTGGAGCTCTGCCCCAGCCGCTTCAATGCGTTGATCAATCCTGACGACCTGGCGAAGATGGATCTGTTCAAGGTGGTCAGGCAGGGCCGGGTGATGATGGTGATGGCAAACCTGGCATTGGGCGCCTATCAGCAACGACTGGCCAACCAGTTCGGCATCGCACCGGGTGCCGAACAGAGAGAGGCGATCCGCATCGCCCAGGAGTCAGAAAAGCCTCTGCTGCTCATCGACCGGGAGATCAGCACCACGCTGAAGCGGGTTGCCGGCAATCTCTCCTGGTGGAAACGGCTGACACTGTTCGCCGGCCTGCTGACAAGTATCCTCTCCAAAGAGCAGGTCACTGAAGAGGAGATCGAGCACCTGAAAGAGGGCGATATCCTGGAGACCACCTTTGCGGAATTTGCCGAAGACCGACAGGATCTCTATCTGCCACTGATCGATGAGCGGGATCGGTACATGGCGGCGAAAATCAAGCAGGAGATTGAAAAGGCGGGGCATGAGAATCTTCTGGTGGTGATCGGCGCCGGGCATATGAACGGCATCGCCCGCTATCTGGAGTCTTCAGACCAACAGACGCCAACCGCCGCCATCGAACAGCTTGAAGAGGAACCCAAACCGAGTCGCTGGCCAAAGATCATTCCCTGGGCCATCGCACTGCTGGTGGTTAGCGGCTTTGTCATCGGCTTCAGCCGCAGTCCGGAGCTGGGCATGGAACTGATTATGGACTGGGTATTGATCAACGGCGGTCTCTCCGCCCTGGGCGCTCTACTGGCGGCCGCCCATCCACTGACCATCCTTACCGCCTTTCTCGCTGCCCCCCTGACCTCGCTCAATCCGGCGGTGGGAGCGGGTATGGTGACCTCGCTGGCCGAGGTGTTTCTGCGCAAACCCACGGTGGCGGACTTCAGTCAGCTTCGGGACGACACCACCACGGCCAAGGGCTGGTGGCGAAACCGGGTCTCCCGCACCCTGCTGGTGTTTCTGTTCAGCACCATAGGCTCGGCGGCGGGCACCTATATCGCCGGTTTCAGGATCTTTGACCGTCTGGTCGGTTGA
- a CDS encoding GNAT family N-acetyltransferase — MTIRLAETDQEIQRCYPVMAELRPHIRESEFVSRVRDQQQSGYRLAMLLVDAEPVCLAGYRVSENLAWGRFLYIDDFITRAERRSRGNGAALLDWLKREAQQQGCRQIHCDSGLQRELAHRFYERESMPKTGFHFAAPLNGSD; from the coding sequence GTGACGATCAGGCTTGCGGAGACAGATCAGGAGATCCAGCGCTGTTATCCGGTAATGGCGGAATTGCGTCCCCACATCCGGGAATCTGAGTTTGTCAGCCGGGTGCGCGATCAACAACAGTCCGGTTACCGGCTTGCCATGTTGCTTGTGGATGCCGAGCCGGTCTGTCTTGCCGGCTATCGGGTTTCAGAGAATCTCGCCTGGGGGCGATTTCTCTATATCGACGATTTCATTACCCGGGCAGAGAGACGCTCCCGGGGGAATGGCGCCGCATTACTCGATTGGCTGAAAAGAGAGGCTCAACAGCAGGGTTGCCGGCAAATTCACTGTGACTCCGGACTGCAAAGAGAGCTGGCCCACCGTTTTTACGAGCGGGAGAGCATGCCAAAGACCGGTTTTCACTTTGCCGCACCCCTGAACGGGAGCGACTGA
- a CDS encoding multifunctional CCA addition/repair protein — MQIYLVGGAVRDRLLGRLVTEKDYVVVGATPTEMLDLGYRQVGRDFPVFLHPQTNEEYALARTLRHQGHQPGVVVAEPGVTLEEDLQRRDLTINAIAEDGAGNLIDPFNGVEDLNNRVLRHVSSAFSDDPVRVLRLARFMARYNDPPFTIAPQTVEMIRAMVEAGELDNLVAERIWQETSRALAEANPVRFFESLRELGVLGRIMPEVENLWGVPQPTRWHPEVDCGVHTMMALRKACELSSAAEVRYATLTHDLGKATTPKEILPSHHGHESRGADLIKALGRRLKVPSGFTDLAHRAATYHTHLHHLYELKPKTVLKLLEGLDAFRKPRNLEWFVLVCQADFQGREGFEDQHYPQARDLMRAYYAACSVDSKQLPKGLIGPMVGVAMRQARSAKIAAVLNRVKQQQECQQQ, encoded by the coding sequence ATGCAGATCTATCTGGTTGGCGGGGCAGTCAGGGACCGGTTACTTGGTAGGCTAGTCACAGAAAAAGATTATGTGGTTGTCGGGGCAACCCCGACAGAGATGCTCGATTTAGGCTATCGCCAGGTGGGCAGGGATTTTCCTGTCTTTCTTCACCCTCAAACCAATGAAGAGTATGCCTTGGCGCGCACACTCCGCCATCAAGGTCATCAGCCGGGCGTGGTGGTAGCTGAGCCAGGAGTGACCCTGGAGGAGGATCTTCAGCGCCGTGATCTGACCATCAATGCGATCGCTGAGGATGGTGCCGGCAATCTGATCGATCCTTTCAATGGGGTTGAGGATCTGAACAATCGGGTCTTGCGCCATGTCTCCAGCGCCTTCTCTGACGACCCGGTTCGCGTGTTGAGGCTGGCCAGATTCATGGCGCGCTACAATGATCCCCCATTCACCATCGCCCCGCAGACGGTTGAGATGATTCGGGCTATGGTTGAAGCCGGTGAGCTGGACAATCTGGTGGCTGAACGGATCTGGCAGGAGACAAGTCGGGCCTTGGCTGAGGCAAATCCGGTGCGTTTCTTTGAGTCTCTTCGGGAGCTGGGTGTACTTGGCCGGATAATGCCTGAAGTCGAGAACCTGTGGGGTGTGCCGCAACCCACCAGATGGCACCCGGAAGTGGATTGTGGTGTCCACACCATGATGGCATTGAGAAAGGCCTGCGAATTGAGTTCTGCGGCGGAAGTTCGGTACGCCACCCTGACTCACGATCTGGGCAAGGCAACCACACCGAAAGAGATACTGCCCAGCCATCATGGCCATGAATCCAGGGGGGCTGACTTGATCAAGGCCCTGGGTCGGCGATTGAAGGTCCCTTCCGGTTTTACCGACCTGGCGCACCGGGCGGCGACCTATCATACCCATCTGCACCATCTCTATGAGCTAAAACCGAAAACCGTGCTGAAACTGCTTGAGGGTCTGGATGCATTCAGGAAACCTCGGAACCTTGAGTGGTTTGTATTGGTCTGTCAGGCTGACTTTCAAGGGCGCGAAGGGTTTGAAGATCAGCACTACCCACAGGCCCGGGATCTGATGCGTGCTTACTATGCCGCCTGCAGTGTGGATTCGAAGCAGTTGCCAAAAGGGCTCATCGGGCCGATGGTGGGGGTTGCCATGAGACAGGCCAGAAGCGCGAAGATCGCCGCAGTATTGAATCGCGTTAAACAACAACAGGAGTGCCAGCAACAGTGA
- a CDS encoding DUF4124 domain-containing protein, with product MVKKLYPLVIVVLLLPWTLTAEVYRTVDEDGNVTYTDSPPADPKKVEKIEIQPGPSKESISDTMERNRAIRKAMEEAQEKRLEKSTARKDRVAKAEQEVEEAEKQLAAMEEFGDDDRQQLQGGKSYIRPEYFERVKKAQRELDEAKKRLKKIRGY from the coding sequence ATGGTTAAAAAACTCTACCCGTTGGTTATCGTAGTGTTGCTACTGCCATGGACCTTGACAGCAGAGGTCTATCGAACGGTCGATGAGGATGGCAATGTAACCTATACAGACTCGCCACCGGCTGATCCAAAAAAGGTTGAAAAAATCGAAATCCAGCCAGGTCCATCTAAGGAATCGATCAGCGATACCATGGAGCGCAACAGAGCGATCCGCAAGGCGATGGAAGAGGCACAGGAGAAGCGGCTGGAGAAAAGCACAGCACGCAAGGATCGAGTGGCCAAAGCCGAGCAGGAAGTTGAGGAGGCAGAAAAACAGCTGGCTGCCATGGAAGAGTTCGGTGATGACGACCGACAGCAACTTCAGGGCGGTAAAAGTTATATCCGGCCGGAGTATTTCGAACGGGTCAAGAAGGCGCAGCGTGAGCTGGACGAGGCCAAAAAGCGCTTAAAGAAAATACGTGGTTATTGA
- a CDS encoding PilZ domain-containing protein yields MNDFSEKRSFYRMAVNGPVKFRVNGDSAVSTGSVLNLSSSGLLIASEQEVPVNSSMTVQITPTQAITPPLTAQVEVVRNEPDSSVGNRIACRIIKLLADDEAGPGFP; encoded by the coding sequence ATGAACGACTTTTCAGAAAAGCGCAGCTTCTACCGTATGGCTGTGAACGGACCAGTCAAATTTCGTGTCAACGGTGACAGCGCAGTCTCCACCGGCAGTGTCCTCAACCTGAGCAGCAGCGGTCTGCTGATTGCCTCTGAGCAGGAGGTACCGGTAAACAGCAGCATGACGGTTCAGATTACCCCAACCCAGGCCATCACCCCACCTCTGACGGCACAAGTGGAAGTAGTGCGAAATGAGCCCGATTCCTCGGTCGGAAACCGTATCGCCTGTCGTATTATCAAACTGCTGGCGGATGATGAGGCAGGACCCGGCTTCCCCTGA
- a CDS encoding c-type cytochrome translates to MKSRHSLIARTLGLSATFLLLHSSVPAVAGEIEKAVEYRQGVMNVFSWNMKAMGDMMKGKTEFDKGRFADHAQELSNASKFKLMNGFPEDSESDESDALAEIWMDFEDFESKYQDFGSAAQALEKAAQGGDKGSMGAALKKTGKSCKACHKKYKN, encoded by the coding sequence ATGAAAAGTAGACATAGCCTGATTGCCAGAACATTAGGATTATCAGCAACTTTCCTGCTTCTGCACAGCTCGGTTCCCGCTGTTGCCGGGGAGATTGAGAAGGCGGTGGAGTATCGACAGGGCGTGATGAATGTCTTCAGTTGGAACATGAAAGCCATGGGTGACATGATGAAGGGTAAAACCGAGTTTGATAAGGGGCGCTTTGCCGATCACGCTCAGGAGTTGTCCAATGCCTCGAAATTCAAGCTGATGAATGGTTTTCCGGAGGATTCCGAGTCTGATGAAAGCGATGCGCTGGCCGAGATCTGGATGGACTTTGAAGACTTTGAAAGCAAATACCAGGATTTTGGCAGCGCTGCCCAGGCCCTTGAGAAAGCCGCTCAGGGCGGAGACAAAGGCAGTATGGGGGCCGCACTGAAAAAGACCGGCAAGAGTTGCAAGGCCTGCCATAAAAAGTATAAAAACTGA